One Prolixibacteraceae bacterium DNA segment encodes these proteins:
- a CDS encoding response regulator, with amino-acid sequence MKLLRSILTMVFIILLYFSVQGRGGASFDRYTMMEGLSNNTISTIYQDHKGYMWVGTFDGLNRFDSYQWYSYRKGRREHSVPSNRIEKILEVRDTLLVATDAGLSFYNREMDQFEVLHVLNTESYPITDVVEDASGNIWCSMLSKGLFQLDDNIKKGQWKWCSKMKNLIAISTDQTTGQMWLADRDGDFICYSPLSDREQLFHLDGVQVVDIHVKNNIVWIGTESNGVYLLDIGRGKFIPFDLGQNDVVVREIQESTSGNIIISTDGNGVFVCDQYGVVKNEFNILSSVGILTTFVDQQGTMWYGTVGLGLWARNPIRSYYGYHKIEAIDPTMNLQVNNIISMSTWGDNILLLGTDGGGLVAYDLLENRCLPSLPFATLSAKVIKCMTKDKDDNLWVGTYKEGAFFLNKKKNQWLHFKHSKDDKTSIPNNNVWSISCANDTTFIGTLGSGIVCFDSEKGFVPVSITEGLDGDLSNYILSSTKLQNNNLWFGSSNGVYVRDYHTSQWSRTLVDPISGDGRGKAAITSIYESTNSNVWIGSNGGGVGRVKRDSIEWFDETDGLINNTVHAILEDSMQNIWFMTNRGVSIFDQQKKHITNIDEKKGLKSLQFTCASKLVDGRVALGTVNGFYVFDPDQMHHQVPPPKLILESLSLLNGNKNERNEIKVQEQEVKWYPDYHALQARFVGIDYLQGDKTTYSYRVEGFSNQWYDIGEQREITLMGLPYGFFTLQIRAENRETGYFSDIISIPLLILRPWWRTRTALFIYIVILIVIFSIYQRLSNRFYLLKKEAELRSITNKKKQELHRIRIQMFTKMAHEFMTPLTLIIAPLQDIIELNELSPSIKRRLDRVFGQSQYLKKLAENILAFQKLNIQKPNLNLAYVDVHEIVAHQVKVMDELAQQKSISIEFLVNIGDHLVEVDAEKFESIVTNLLSNAIKYCNEKGQISILIDLLDGQTDDTKFVLHFKISDTGIGIPNSKLSHIFTPFYRVDEESHEEGSGIGLSIVKDFVDIHKGNIQVDSQENVGTSFYIDIPCKIKESTDVLNEPMILSQEKHSVRPKKRDHALKLCLVVDDNLSMLQYLNDLLSDDYQVLLAKNGKEAYDKATSAMPDIIVTDLMMPQVDGIELLTLLKGNILTSHIPVVVLSAKHVTEAKIASVEEGAELYLSKPFDSKLFKSYLSSILHNRELLASKRNGMPKVLEKETLSVMDKKWLDSIRKLVIDNLQNSQFDIPFMCEKSHMSRSSLHRKLKAICNMSTTEFINSLRLEKAVILLESRKYQINEVAYMVGFNNASYFTRAFSKKYGMSPTYFVERM; translated from the coding sequence ATGAAGTTACTTCGTAGTATTTTAACCATGGTTTTCATTATTTTGCTCTACTTCTCTGTTCAGGGAAGAGGAGGTGCTTCTTTTGATCGATATACCATGATGGAAGGGCTATCTAACAATACTATTTCCACTATTTACCAAGATCACAAAGGGTATATGTGGGTTGGTACATTTGATGGGTTGAACCGATTCGATAGTTATCAATGGTACTCTTATAGAAAAGGAAGGAGAGAACACTCTGTACCGAGTAATAGGATTGAGAAGATTTTGGAAGTGAGAGATACTTTACTTGTTGCTACTGATGCAGGGCTGTCTTTCTATAATCGAGAAATGGATCAATTTGAGGTACTTCATGTATTGAATACTGAATCATATCCTATAACAGATGTTGTCGAAGATGCTAGTGGAAATATTTGGTGTTCGATGCTTTCAAAAGGTCTCTTTCAACTTGATGATAACATAAAAAAAGGTCAATGGAAGTGGTGTTCCAAAATGAAAAACCTCATTGCTATTTCAACGGATCAAACCACTGGACAGATGTGGCTTGCGGATAGGGATGGAGATTTTATATGCTACTCTCCTTTATCGGATAGAGAGCAGTTGTTTCATCTCGACGGGGTACAGGTTGTGGATATTCATGTTAAGAATAATATTGTTTGGATTGGGACTGAGTCTAATGGGGTTTACTTGCTTGATATAGGAAGAGGCAAGTTTATACCATTTGACTTAGGGCAAAATGATGTAGTTGTTCGAGAAATTCAAGAGAGTACTTCAGGAAATATTATCATATCAACTGATGGGAATGGTGTTTTTGTTTGTGACCAATATGGGGTCGTAAAGAACGAGTTTAATATTTTGTCCTCTGTTGGTATTCTCACCACTTTTGTTGATCAACAAGGAACGATGTGGTATGGTACTGTAGGGCTTGGACTATGGGCACGAAACCCTATCCGAAGTTACTATGGATACCATAAAATAGAAGCAATTGATCCTACAATGAACCTTCAGGTTAATAATATTATCTCGATGAGTACTTGGGGAGACAATATACTGCTTTTGGGCACAGATGGAGGCGGCTTGGTTGCTTATGATCTATTGGAAAATAGATGTCTTCCATCTCTTCCATTTGCTACACTTTCGGCTAAAGTAATTAAATGTATGACCAAAGATAAGGATGACAACTTGTGGGTTGGAACTTACAAAGAGGGAGCATTCTTTTTGAATAAAAAGAAGAACCAATGGCTCCATTTCAAACATTCAAAAGATGATAAAACCTCTATCCCAAATAATAATGTTTGGAGTATCTCTTGTGCAAACGATACTACATTTATTGGAACTCTTGGGAGTGGAATTGTCTGCTTTGATTCGGAAAAGGGATTTGTCCCTGTATCTATTACCGAGGGACTAGATGGAGATCTGAGTAATTATATCTTATCTAGTACAAAACTCCAAAATAATAATTTATGGTTTGGGTCGTCTAATGGTGTTTATGTGCGAGATTATCATACTTCGCAATGGTCGAGGACCCTTGTGGATCCAATTTCAGGAGATGGTAGAGGTAAAGCAGCGATCACTTCTATATATGAATCAACCAATAGTAATGTGTGGATTGGATCTAATGGAGGAGGAGTTGGAAGAGTTAAAAGGGATTCTATTGAATGGTTTGATGAGACGGATGGTTTAATTAATAATACGGTACATGCCATTTTAGAGGATTCAATGCAGAATATTTGGTTTATGACCAATAGAGGTGTCTCTATCTTTGATCAACAAAAAAAACATATTACAAATATTGATGAGAAGAAAGGGCTAAAATCACTTCAGTTTACCTGTGCATCAAAATTAGTGGATGGTAGAGTTGCATTAGGTACAGTGAATGGTTTCTATGTTTTCGATCCAGATCAGATGCATCATCAGGTGCCACCTCCTAAGTTAATACTCGAGTCATTGTCGCTTCTTAATGGAAATAAGAATGAACGAAATGAGATAAAAGTGCAGGAACAAGAGGTGAAGTGGTATCCGGACTATCATGCTTTGCAAGCAAGGTTTGTTGGTATTGATTACCTCCAGGGAGATAAAACTACGTATAGTTATCGTGTGGAAGGATTCTCGAATCAATGGTATGATATTGGAGAGCAGAGAGAGATCACATTAATGGGATTACCTTATGGTTTTTTTACACTTCAAATACGAGCGGAAAATAGGGAGACAGGATACTTTAGTGATATTATCTCTATTCCTCTTTTGATATTAAGGCCTTGGTGGCGTACAAGAACAGCTCTGTTTATATATATTGTAATACTTATTGTCATATTTTCAATCTATCAGAGGCTATCTAATAGATTTTATCTACTGAAGAAGGAGGCTGAATTAAGGTCTATTACGAATAAAAAGAAACAAGAGTTACATCGGATAAGAATCCAGATGTTTACTAAAATGGCACATGAATTTATGACTCCTTTGACATTGATTATTGCTCCTTTGCAAGATATCATAGAACTCAATGAGTTGAGTCCTTCTATCAAAAGAAGGCTTGATAGAGTGTTTGGTCAGTCTCAATATCTTAAAAAATTGGCTGAGAATATTCTTGCATTTCAAAAGCTCAATATTCAAAAGCCGAACTTGAACCTTGCTTATGTTGATGTTCATGAAATTGTGGCACATCAGGTAAAAGTGATGGATGAACTAGCACAACAGAAAAGTATCTCTATAGAATTTTTGGTAAATATTGGTGACCATTTAGTGGAGGTGGATGCAGAAAAGTTTGAGTCAATCGTTACGAATTTGCTCTCTAATGCGATTAAATATTGCAATGAGAAAGGACAGATATCCATTCTCATTGACCTATTGGATGGACAGACTGATGATACCAAATTTGTGCTCCATTTTAAGATCTCTGATACTGGAATAGGAATTCCTAATTCCAAATTGTCACACATCTTTACTCCTTTTTATCGTGTGGATGAGGAGAGTCATGAGGAGGGGTCTGGAATAGGATTAAGTATTGTGAAAGATTTTGTGGATATTCATAAAGGAAATATCCAGGTAGATAGTCAAGAGAATGTTGGAACCAGTTTTTATATAGACATTCCTTGTAAGATAAAAGAGTCTACGGATGTTCTTAATGAACCTATGATACTTAGTCAAGAGAAACATTCCGTTCGTCCTAAAAAGAGAGATCATGCGCTTAAGTTATGTTTGGTTGTCGATGATAACTTAAGTATGCTACAGTACCTGAATGATTTATTGTCTGATGATTATCAAGTGCTGTTGGCAAAGAATGGGAAAGAAGCTTATGATAAAGCAACCTCCGCAATGCCAGATATAATTGTAACGGATTTGATGATGCCACAGGTGGATGGTATCGAGTTGCTTACGTTACTGAAAGGAAATATTCTTACTTCTCACATTCCTGTGGTGGTTCTATCAGCAAAACATGTTACGGAAGCAAAGATTGCTTCTGTTGAGGAAGGGGCGGAACTATATCTATCAAAGCCTTTTGACTCAAAACTATTTAAAAGTTATTTGTCATCGATATTGCATAATAGAGAACTTCTTGCCTCTAAAAGAAATGGAATGCCAAAGGTGTTGGAAAAAGAGACCCTTTCTGTAATGGATAAGAAGTGGTTAGATTCGATAAGAAAATTGGTGATAGATAATCTTCAGAATTCTCAATTTGATATTCCATTTATGTGTGAAAAGAGTCATATGAGTAGAAGTTCTCTTCATCGTAAATTGAAAGCAATATGTAATATGTCTACCACTGAATTTATAAATTCTCTTCGTTTAGAGAAAGCGGTAATACTCTTAGAAAGTCGGAAATATCAGATAAATGAAGTGGCCTATATGGTTGGTTTTAATAATGCATCTTATTTTACTCGTGCTTTTAGTAAAAAATATGGGATGTCTCCAACTTATTTTGTGGAAAGAATGTAA